The genomic segment ATTGCACATAACGCTAACGATAGTTTTTTTCTCGGTGCAGTGTGTACGGATCGGTACAACGATTGGTATTTCCTAAACTGTATATGTTCCGTAAATGAGATCAGTGAACGTCGTATTAGGTTAAATTgtgcaaaatctatcaaagaaCATTTGCAATGGATGCAGGTGGcgtcattttctatcgccagaaatgTTTTTCATATCACCTAAGCACGTTGtgattccaagctattttgaaattcactataaGACAAATTACTCCTTAAAATCTAGCGTATCAACAAAATATCTGATTGTCTTCGTACTTGCTAACACCTACTGCATCAGCTATCCCAATACATGCTTCATGCGatcaattaaagggacaaagtcgttCAGTTCTCATGTATTTTgcttgatgcgagatactacttattttgtttgacatgtcgaaaatatactgaatgaatgggtgaccatgcatacattcgaccccagttttagacacgatcaataaaaccatcacgaaaataattaatggtcatgaccattacttcattttcgcaatggtttcgTTTATTGTGTcaaaaaccggggtcaaatatacgCATGGTCTTTGGAGTTCATTACAATGGATGTGCACCGTCAGTGATATGCAGTGTCATCGTTATCAGCTCAAGAGACCACTAAAAATTTACCCACCTGCAGACTTTTCTGATATAGTCAAGAGGGAAAATTTGAGCTACGTCGATATGCATGCCATTATTTTCACGACATtgtaagaaaagaattgcatGAAGTATCCGAAATTCGaataatcataatttgaacatttaataatttgaacaattagTAGTATGctacaaatcaaaataaaaccTACGATTCTGTTTGCTTCGACTCCAGGAGTTGTATTACGGAGTATACTCTCTGCAGGTGGAATGCTAAATCCGTTACCGTCTCGAAGCTCTTCAAAGCCGCCCGTCAGATTTTCAACAGCATTGCTCTCCAACGTCAGTTGCACTGACGGTGTGCTAAAAACGACGGGGCCACTACCAGATTCAACGTTGCGCAGCGCGAACTTTGACAGAGAATCCGATGTGTTCAGTACAGAACTAATCAAACGATATCTGTGAGTGATATCCCCATCCTCCCCTGCTTTGTCTGAAGACACAACTACAGATATGGCTTCATCCATTACCTGCAAGACATCTGAAGAATAACACATATGCGGTTATAAGTCTGTTTGCTCAACGTTATGAATAGATTCTTGAGAAATACAATTAGAcattattaaaatattaaaaaatatattgaacCAATTAGCCCAAGAAGTGGCAGACCACAGAAActgttttatttgtaaacaCTAATAAAACATTCTAGATGTGAAATATGATCGGTCACTTTTCTTTGCTTTCACTATCGACAAATTCtctaaaaaattaaatttcagtctgtcgcattttgatgAATAGACTCTAGGACAGTCATTTAAGTTACTGCGTAACACCGAGCATTATAAAGTGAAGATAAAGACCTTCATTGGTGTAAAGCAAACAGGGAATTCTGTTTAAACCATTAACGTCAGTCTGTTTCGTTTTCCTTCTTTCGTTTGAATGAATCTAACGTGAAGCCGAGAAGGTCTGCTGGTTTATTGACAAGGACTAACCTGAACTGCTACATAAAAAagtgtattatgtttttcatctttttttctgCTGTACTGCAGCAAAAGTTTTACCAAGTCCAATGCAGTGCCACTAGCCATCAAATTAAAATACGCTTATTTGAAATCACACTCTTACTCTACACATGACAAAAATCTGCGGTTGAGAAAAGTAACTCATGTTAATGGCAATTTGGGTTACCGCGACACTTACCGCTAACGACATCCCTGATTTCTCCTGACGACAGTTCGACATGATGAAGTGCTGAAATTGTATCTGACAATTGGGCAATAACTGTAATGATCTGTTGATAATGACATTCAAAGTAAGACATATTCAAATCGAGTCCGAAACTGAAACACAGCCTACATGAACATTTACGAGTGAATCCTTCGGTGTTTTTTTTGCGCCAAGGCGCTTTAATAAGCACCGTAGGATGCCTGTGTTTTACATGCTGCTGTATGTGCTTGTCTGTCGGTCTGTTTGTCTATGTTTTGCGTGACTTGTCAAGTATATGTAGGACATTTATGCGCAGAAAAAAGTGTGTTCTGCACAATTCCAAAGCTCTGCATGTGTTCATTGCACAATTTATGTAAAAGATTGACGCGTGTCAGGTGATAAGACTGTTTTCattactattttattttgtaaagaataCAAACAGAAAGACTTTAAAGTGGGGTTCGTCTGTTGTCGGACAAGTAACATTTACTAAGGGGGCTTCTGATAAAATGAATCTAAACATATTGGCATGTCGGGATTACTGCAAACGAACGTAAATAAAAATAGGGTTTGAGGTATCAGAAAACTAGGTAAAGCAAggtttatcaattttgtgttttgatttttcctTTAACATCTCACAGATGGGACATATTTTCCTTTGTAGAGTTACTACAAACAGAGATTTAGACGCCTGTTTTTTCACAATTCAATTTAAGatcaaacaaaatacagaaacgCAAACTGAGAGGTAACATATTAATACTTCACATAATTATAGTCAacgttttgatgaattttcatttaAGCGTGTAAGCCGAGACTCTCATAAATACATGTTGTGACGTCACATTCTTCTTTGGTACTGGAAGCCTTTAAGTTTACTGAGAACGTCGGGATGCACATATTGTGTTCAGCGCTTACAGAGGACATCAGGATATGTGTTTAAAAATATGTGCTCATATCTAATTAGAGACTTACCTCATCTGTTGGCATATTCGAGTTTGTCTCATTCGCCGTCATCAACAACGGTCTGACAATACCTGCAtttgtttaaaaacattgaGTAAATGCAGGGTATAAATACAGGGTAAGCGTACACAACTCAATAAACAGGTAAACTAGGATATTATAATTAttgcaaattatatatatatatatatatatatatatatatatatatatatatatatatatatatatatatatatatatatatcataataacacaaaagtacttaaagtacaaagtaatgatatctgttacttaagtttcatgcatcctgcaatcatcagacagaagaagtgaaaggattcttagttcgacagtcttatatatgtatgatcgggacgtaccattctatttgtagatggtgttaaaatttgatagatAATATTTGTTTCGGTGGCGACATTTTCCAACACCGAGGGTTTGTTTAACAGCTTAGATTTGCCGGCATTGATACTGTGTAGTTTTTCTGATAAACAAAGTTTACATCGCTTGTCTAAGTTACagtaacttgatgctttgtcagtaattgaccacgaaatgtaAAAGACCCGGTTCTTTTGTTTCAAGGACCAGGCGTACTTAGAAAGCTCCATGCAGTGCCGATACCTttcgttacggaacgattgcatgtgattagcgaaGCATTGAATATGTCAAGACCAATCAATCAGCGAGGagaaacaataacaggaaacgAAACATCACGTggttcaccccccccccctttccagcaagaacgtggaaactaatatcggcaagaaattccttcaacttgttgacaaacactttTCAAGGGGGTCTAGGCTTCATAAGATCTTCaatagaaacacaattaaagtgagttactgttgtatgaagaatatggctAGTATAATCAAATAGCATAATAAGAGAGTAATCACCAGGGACCAACGTCAAGATCGACAAGCTGATTGTAATCGCCGGGACAAGTCCACATACCCCTTAAaaggtaactgtcaagtcaaatgTGTAgtttacaaggccaaggtaTCAACGGGGACAACATGGAGAAGGTCTACATCGGACTCACTGACAACACCTTCAAGACATGATGCATGGGTATGTgtcggacagggcatggtaatataatgctcAATACCTGTTTGGTAGCGTGTATTCGATAAAAGTTTATGACACGTTGAAATCGGAACTTTGAATTAACTAAGAATATCGAATAGAATGCTTGCTGATGTCACACCAGATTAATTCTAGTTATTAAACGTACACGCTAGCCGTACTATGACAAAGTCTGATCACTTGGGTGATACGGAAACTATTGAACAAGTGTGAGGGCGAATTTTCCCATAACGTTATACAGGAACGTGGCTCGAGGTAAATGATAATCGAAATTAATGATGATAGAGTTTGTACATTTATAATGTTATCAAAAATACCTTTCACAGAGACATTGAAGGAACACGAAGCAGCATTACCAGCTGGATCCGTTGCCACACAAATCACAATAGTTGCAGGACCAATGGTAAAGTTACCGCCTGATTCATGACTACACAACACACTAACATTTTCCGTAGCAGCATCTGTAGCATGTGGAGAAGGCCACGTGACTTGTTTCACTGGCTTATCAAGATATGTATTGGTTTCGATATCAGCAGTGCAGTCAATTAGAGGTGGGTCCGTATCTGTCaaagcaaataaaaacaaaacaaaaagttattcttaaTTTAAAAGTATAATGACCTTATGTACTATATAATATATCAAAGATTATTCCACCCCTAAGTACACTACATATTTACGTTCGCATACTGATGTAATCTATATGTCTTATATCTGTACATTATAAAACAACAGTATAATCTATATAGCAATGTACGTTCCCTTGCCAACATGTGTATAAGTCGATACAAACAtaaagaacacacacacacacacacacacacacacacacacacacacacacatatatatatatatatatatataatacaaatatagttatatatatatatatcatatattatatatatcatatattacttCTACTTCTactacaaagtaataatatatattacttaagtttcatgcacccTGCAATCTTCAAATAGAAGTGAAATGATACTAGTACTTAGCTCTACACTCTCAATTAAGTTATATGCTTgagacgtaccattctattatTAGGTggtaaaatatgataaataatatttattttgtggtgacattttgaaaccaactcagagcgtttgtttaagagcgtagatttgtcagcattgataatgttcAGTTTTCTGATGTGCAAAGAttgcatcgcttgcttatgttagagtaactcgatgctctgtcaataattgaccatgacACGTCAAAGACCTGGTCCTTATTTAAGCAGTAAATATACTTTGACAACTCTGTATTATTCCGGTATTTTCCGGTACCAAACGATTGCATGTGGTTAGCaaagcgcgtcttgaaggtgttatcagtgaggccaaTGTGCACCTTCTCCATGTTGTCCCCAttgatactttggccttgtaaaccacgCCATTGACTTGACAGTTATCCTGCAAGGAACATGGAGACTTGTCCcggcaattacaatcagctggttgaTTTTTACGTTGATTTCCGATGATTACCCTTACTTACTATGTGTTTTTATTAAACTAGCCAAATTCTTCGTACAGCTTTAACTCACGAAGATCATACTCACCATAATATCGAATACAAGTAGAACACGAGCAGTGTTCAGAGGTATTACCGCACCAGCCTCCCAAAGAGCAACAATTATATACATGATAGGGGTCACACTCTGCTGGGCTACCGTTGGTTAGGGTGTAGTTTGCGCCGCATCTATAATCGTCCCTCCATCTTTTGCCGCTGAATACAGCTccttaaaaagacattcaaCTAAATGAGTGGACGGGTGAATTAGTGAGCGAACCAATGAGTCACAGAAAGCGAAAGAGTGAGTGACGGTGAGTTTGGGATGCTCAATGTAGTAACAGCATCTGTAttagaagtagtagtagtagtagtatttttcaaaaatagaaaatgcaATAGACTAAAGTCTAATGTGTGATTGGGTagaatagcgctgatcgcaaatggtgttagaaaggctatttagcgtcacacttattcgtatgaattgatgactgatactacaagctgcaacaacagccctgcatacaacgacaaaacttgtccgaatttcagcacatttgtccgaaagtcgcgcgcatgcagctatatttagtgaCAAACCCGAagtcgcgatcaacgctattgaaAAAAGGTACCGACATGTGAAATAAATGCGCAGTCAGggactttttaaaattcaatgaaaGGTTGAAGTCAGCAGCGCTGgagtggaaaaaaattacaaaaaagcaCTTCATCATGGAAAAGAAATGGGCCCTAATTACGACTTTAGTTTTTAGAAAGGATTACTTACACGTGGTTACGCGTAATTACTATAAAATAGACAATTAGACATTCAAATTGATAtaatttaattgaaaaaaaaacgtaacAGTCGGTTTATACAGTCAATTTTGGTACGATTCGTCCATACAGAACTCGCATATCAGCTGATGCGAATTTTACCAAACTCTTACCAAACTATTGTGTATACTCGCCTGTGGTCGATGTTATTGCTTAATTTAACCATCAAGAACTAAAAAAAGTAATTCAGAATGCCCTTACAATATACAGGGAGTCACTCCATATTCAGCTAGGTACATACTACGAAAATAAGACCTGCAGCTTGACTGAGACGAAATTGTACGCGCCTCGACATTGAACGAGCCAGACTTTCTTTCAAGCTTTCCTAAAGGAAATTGTGAACAATTCCTTGTCGAAATTAAAAGTAAAGATCAGGTGTTACCTTGCAAAATTGAGTGCTAGGAAAACAATTTCCAATTATATGACGATATTAGGTATTTTAAAATTGCCGACATCCGTGTGTTAGTTGTGttgagaaaattaaattaaagCGAATTCAAAAGAAATACAACAGTGAAAAATTTACTCATGGCAACAATGAACCTCCACTAGAGGCAGACTAAAACGTAAAGGTttcagagtcagaatatctgtcccgggggaggggggctcattttgaaagaaCATAATGCATGCTATCGTTCAGTAGTGGACTAATCTTTGGCAGCCCTTCATGTATTGCGTGTCTCTCTTTTCACTTtggaaatatgtaaaaaaaaaatgtttaatgaaacTCATTTATAGTTTCCAAGCTTATTAAATTACGGGTAGTTTTGATGATTTCAATGGTTATGTCATTTCCGCCACAAAGTTTTGGAAGCTTATTCTTTCGATTAGCTGATAGactgaaaaaataaaggatcggaaGAGAACAGGATTTGCATGATATCGGAGTTTGCGTACTAGGAGGAAAATTCGATTTTTGTTAGAGCAAGAGGATGGGGGAAAGGGCCTGTGAGAACTCCCAGGAGTAAGGCAATCGGTGCATTTTTAGAGTAGGCAAGATTATTCGCGGAAGAAACCTTTTCCAAATCGCAGCCCTTCCCTTAAAACTTTTCATTTCGTATTAATATATAAAGTTTTTAAAGTATATATATTCAGACAAACTCATCTCTTGTTACAATATTGAAATTGGCTTGTTGtctgttgacaaataaaattgATAAGACGTATTATAAGTCCCGGGCTGCTCGTAGAAAATTAATCATCGGCATACACAAAAGCCATGTTTTACTTTACATTCTCGTTAAGCatgatcaatattttatttcatagtTAATACTTCTAAGGTATTGCATGTCATAGAAAAGATTACATGTTATGAAAATGTATAAGTGTTTTGCAATTTGAGCTGAACCCGTTTATTACGTCGTTTCTTAAAGTAGTCCTTTGGTCGTGAAGCATACCCTGGAACGCTTTATTGTAGATCGTCACGGTGCATGGACATTGTAACTCAACAGCTCAGTGTTGCAGTCGATGACTTTTCAAAACGCCTTGGATTCTGGAACACTTTTCCCTTGGTACTCTATACCAGCTTTAATtgatataaggttattcactgTATCTCAAAATACTGCGACTTATGTCGGAGTGCATCATGAAGCGGAGTATTGTCCGGGATGCGTAGCGTCGAGGCCAATACCGAAGCTTAAGATGTACGAGAACATTAACCTCGGTATTTTGTGCATACTCTAATTATCATACACTTTTTGGTCTAATTTTACCAGAAAAGAAGTCCAAATTATATCACGTTGAGGATGCCTGTCGCGCACTGCGTCGCTCGATCGCGCTAAGACTGGGAGCGCTTTCAGCGCATTTGCTGTTTAGTAAGCGCAGAGGGGGAAACTTCAACTTTAAAACACCCAAAATTCGGTCTTAGAATAAATTGTGCTGTCGAAATCCGATTGAAGCGATTGTTTGCGTTCACATAAACGCCTttgatattgtattgtatttagaCTGCATTCAAAAACACCTGTGGATGGGGCGGGAGAATTTACGGGGGGCCGTGAAAATGACAAGGGCATGTTAGGCGGCACTTGAAAGTATTTGCGGACTTAAAAAGGGGACTCAAAACAAAACTGTCTCTGGTTGATATTTAATATGTGCTGGGTTATCAATTTAGGCTATAATGTTCGGCTAATTTtgtgtggttttgttttgtgtatccactgcagtttcttgttcagcTGCCTGAAGCATGATTAAAAGTCAAGCAcagccatatgtgtacagtcagcattgttattgtatagTAAACATCGTAACTGTACAGCTAAAAGGTAAATTGTGATTTGCACAAAGATCATACTCAAACACACAAAGTAAAATACAACACTTTTGGGCCAACTTCAGACccttttctcaaaaaaaaaccAGCGATCGAGACAGTGCTTCGCGTATTGCActactcactgaaaaaaaaaacaaacaccgtATCACTATCGCGTCGTTTTGTAAAATAcgatccgatatttacggcatGGAACAAGTTATCATGCTAAACGTAAACAATTTCGAACTTGTTGTACGACATAAGGGCGGTAATAAATCTTCATTTTACCAGCGTGCCGTAAGCTTACAATCGTCCCATATAATATTTTACGTGATGCGaatttattcatagttttcttatacaCATCAATGTATTGAGAAGAaacattttcggcgaaattcgAAAATAGAATTGCTTGTACACACGtacacttgtaaccaccctattcaaatcaagtacagttatttttattatcCAACGTCTATATATGCACAGATGTTGCTAcgtttatatatatttaaaaaaaatattgacatttttgttATAGCCTACCTtatatagtgaatcaactttttcattgaaattctaaaattaaaatttcttgtTCACACATGTCCTGTAAAATAGCATCAAACTTGGGTTTTAAACTGAGATAGGAGTACAATTACTTTTTCTGTTTCTATTGTTCAGTTGCATGGTGTACTTCGCCGGCCGATCCACAATTATTTACTTTAAACGGTGGAGAAACATAATTGATGCAATTTTGTCGTTGAAAACTTTGCATCATAATCAAATACTTTTGCGGATGCAATAGTTTGCATTTTGCAATTATtctcatatttagtttatctgccCTAGTATTTTTATTGACCAGTGGGTTACAATTCGGTGCCATAACTCTGTGAGAAATACACATTGTATGCACAATTAGATAAACGATTAGCTTTGATACCACCATACATTTCAAAAACCGACGTACAGCTGTATTGATTAGTGACAGTAATCTAGCATTTGACAACTCTATCTGAACCATAGCTGAACAGTTGATTGCACTTGACCTACAATGTAGCTGGTTTAGTAACAATTACAGCTGAACGTAAGAAGCTGAAATTGTTTTATACAAAGCGTGTTGGCACTGAATTGAAACCCACTGTAAATTGTAATATCATGGATCAATCACCGGCTTTGAGCTGCAAAAGACAGACTGATAATATGAAGAAAGGTAGGGCACAATTTATGGTCTCTATCCGACGTTTAACAAAATAAGCAAATGTATACCTCAGCAAACAGCACAGCGATGCCTTACTTTAACATTCTTGATACGCCTAAACTATAGTAATTTTGCGCTTTGTTGGCTTTCAAGAGTTATTTGACAACATGGTAATGGCTAATAATTATCTGTTTAATGAATGTCAAAAACTTTAAATTAAGCCCCTTTCTTGCGTAGTTTCCATAGGTAATTGTTTTGTCATAAAAGTCATAGACCGGAACCCTATATTCTAATGAGTCACAATGAATAGTCCTTAGTATATTATTGAAACACTAATTGCGAAGTGCAACCTCATTAGCGTTTCGCGGCATCTGGAACATTGTCAATATTGCCATTGTCATAAAACCAGTAAAATATTCAGGTTTCATACCTTCGGAATAATTCCCAGTGTTTCTCTTGATAACGGTGTGATCATGTActtgattaaaatattaaactttCCATCAATGCTGCTTCGGATAAGTGTAATATAATCAATGTAATAttaatttgtaaaacattttcagcTTATATATCAACAGAAGACTAGCTATGCATACACATACTTTAAAATCTGAGGGGTATAGGTTAGTTTATTTCTGTCCTTTACGGTTGGAAGATACTGTTATATTTTTTAACCTGGTGGACCTAGTCTTTTCTATTTTTTCTATGCCTTAATAGCATAATTTGGCTGTTtagtcatttattcattttattctttttagCGCGAGAGAAACCATGCATTTTGAACCCGTTGGTCCCTGTTTCTGATTATTTTTAGACTATTCATTGACATCTATAGGCACTTGAAAAATGCAATGCACAGTACTGACCTGGAAATCATAGACCTGTTGTATAAGGCTGCAACATGACAGACCAAGagagtattgtaaattttgagaatccaAAGTTTCTCCACGAGGTGCTTTCTTCCTGAAATGAAATCGATCTGGATGTGTCCAAATAGTGGATACGAACAAACGGATGCATAGACGGAATGCGCCGTATTTTTGTGAAATCCAGGACTTCGTCggtgaagagaaaaaaatcaaccaAATTTTACTTCAAGCTAAGTATGCTAAAAACACGTGGAAGAGTCATTTCGAATATGGAAGCACTGTAAAATCTTTggagaaaatctgaaaatgtcacGCCTTCTAGTTCCCAGCCCGATGATTTCGGAAAATATTTAAAGTTGACCTATAGTAATCAACTTGATCGATAATAACGATTGCCAGCGGATGGAAACGATTTAAGTTGTGGCTTTTCTAGACAGAATTAGAACAGCTGTGAGTAAAGTATAGAGTGGAGCAGAGCTGAGAATCGATAATCGAGACGTTCAGTCTTCACTGTTGTTGTTTATAGCTGTGGTAATTTTGAATCTAAAGTTGTGATCATAGCCGACAACTTGGTGTGTTGGCTTCAGTAACTAAACCCAGAGGCCGTAAAGGAAGAGACATTACAAATTGGCGGCGTCTCCGGAGTAAATAACAGCAGCAACACTATATAATTCTGAAATCTGGTAGGGTCAATCAGCGACAATTACAAGAAGTGCCAGTGGCACAATCAACTCCGTGGTGATATGCAGCGGGGCATACTTAGGTTTATCGCGTTTATTTTTTTGTgaagatgtttttttttttgatattttagatGTTTGTGTT from the Ptychodera flava strain L36383 chromosome 2, AS_Pfla_20210202, whole genome shotgun sequence genome contains:
- the LOC139149735 gene encoding hyalin-like — its product is MRRHNKTSLTNQLKIISLLLLIDTDPPLIDCTADIETNTYLDKPVKQVTWPSPHATDAATENVSVLCSHESGGNFTIGPATIVICVATDPAGNAASCSFNVSVKGIVRPLLMTANETNSNMPTDEIITVIAQLSDTISALHHVELSSGEIRDVVSDVLQVMDEAISVVVSSDKAGEDGDITHRYRLISSVLNTSDSLSKFALRNVESGSGPVVFSTPSVQLTLESNAVENLTGGFEELRDGNGFSIPPAESILRNTTPGVEANRIMVCLNRSSFQMECNTSYKLVTDILSLSFTDKGGNDLEELISLCSADNIPGS